In the genome of Ensifer sp. WSM1721, the window GAGCGGGCGGATTGGGCAGCCGCGTGAGGCCGATCGGCAGGATGGCGACGGTCGTAAAGAAGACGGTGATGACCGGGGCGAGATTGCCTTCGGCAGGGATCTGGCCGAAGAGCCAGGCGCCGGCGCCGAGCCCGATGACATAGGCCATGTAGAAGAGCGACATTGCCCGGCCGCGCCAGTGGTTCTCGCTGGCATGGTTCAGCCAGCTCTGGGTAATGATGAAGTTCATGTTCGCGGCGACGCCGTAGAGACCGCGTGCGAGAACCCAAAGCAGCGGATGGACGCCGAGGCTGATCGTCAGCGCCGCGAGGATGACGAGCGCCATCGAGCAGGAAAAGGCACGGGCGTGCCCTACCCGGCGAATGAGCGAGCCGCCCATCAGGCAGCCGAGGAGTCCGCCGAAAGCGATCGCGGTCACCGCGGCACCCGGAACCCAGTCCGGCGCGGCCGAGCGCGTCAGCACGAAGGGCACATAGGCGAGCATCATGCCGTTGCCGATCGCGACAGCCGTCATCGAAAGAACAATGCTCGCGATCGACATCAGCGACGAAGGAGATCTGTCCATATGCCTGTCCTTCCGCGACCGTTTTTCGACAAGTGAGTTCTAAAGTATTGAAGAAGAAGAACTTTCTGAAGTACGGGATACTCGCAACGATAGCGCAACATGGTTCGTCGCGTTGTCGTCAAAACGGCATCGGCAGAATTTATCTGTCGCGCTCAAATCGGCTTGACTCCATTATAGGAGAAATGCAATCTCAAATAATGGAACAGTCAATCGCCTCCCTTGAACATACGATCGGCAACCGCGTGCGCGAGCTGCGCATGGCGCAGGCCCTGACGCTCGATGACTTGGCTATTCGCTCCGGCGTCAGCCGCGCCATGATCTCGCGCATCGAGCGCGGCGAGGCGAGCCCGACGGCGCAACTGCTCGCGAAGCTCTGCAGCGCGCTCGGCACGACGCTCTCGGCACTCTTCGCCTCCACGGCGGAGAACGCGTCGCCGATCGCGCGGCGCGCCGATCAGCGGCTCTGGCGCGACCCCGAAAGCGGCTATCTACGCCGTTCCGTCTCGCCCGAAGGCGTCGGTTCGCCGGTCGATATCGTCGAGGTCGAGTTTCCGCCGGGGGCCCGCGTC includes:
- a CDS encoding XRE family transcriptional regulator → MEQSIASLEHTIGNRVRELRMAQALTLDDLAIRSGVSRAMISRIERGEASPTAQLLAKLCSALGTTLSALFASTAENASPIARRADQRLWRDPESGYLRRSVSPEGVGSPVDIVEVEFPPGARVVFERQPLDRGITQHLWLFSGRLELAMESGPQVLEAGDCLFMGLEEAHVFHNPYDEPAHYAVILCRTKV